The following proteins are co-located in the Triticum aestivum cultivar Chinese Spring chromosome 1A, IWGSC CS RefSeq v2.1, whole genome shotgun sequence genome:
- the LOC100037545 gene encoding eukaryotic translation initiation factor-like isoform X2: protein MAEVEAALPVAATETPEVAAESDAGAAEAKGPHKLQRQWTFWYDIQTKPKPGAAWGTSLKKGYTFDTVEEFWCLYDQIFRPSKLVGSADFHLFKAGVEPKWEDPECANGGKWTVISSRKANLDTMWLETCMALIGEQFDESQEICGVVASVRQRQDKLSLWTKTASNEAVQVDIGKKWKEVIDYNDKMVYSFHDDSRSQKPSRGGRYTV, encoded by the exons ATGGCAGAGGTCGAAGCTGCGCTCCCGGTGGCGGCGACAGAGACCCCGGAGGTCGCGGCCGAGAGCGACGCCGGTGCGGCCGAGGCGAAGGGGCCGCACAAGCTGCAGCGGCAGTGGACCTTCTGGTACGACATCCAGACCAAGCCCAAGCCCGGCGCCGCCTGGGGCACCTCGCTCAAAAAGGGCTACACCTTCGACACCGTCGAAGAGTTCTGGTG CTTGTATGATCAGATTTTCCGTCCGAGTAAGCTGGTAGGAAGTGCTGATTTTCATTTATTCAAGGCTGGGGTAGAACCAAAGTGGGAAGATCCAGAGTGTGCAAATGGGGGCAAATGGACTGTGATATCTAGCAGGAAGGCCAATCTTGATACCATGTGGCTTGAAACG TGTATGGCTCTGATTGGAGAGCAGTTCGATGAGAGCCAGGAAATTTGTGGTGTTGTCGCTAGTGTTCGCCAGAGACAGGATAAGCTTTCATTATGGACTAAGACTGCCAGTAACGAAGCTGTTCAG GTGGACATTGGCAAGAAATGGAAGGAGGTTATTGACTACAATGATAAGATGGTCTACAGCTTCCAC GATGACTCGAGAAGTCAGAAACCAAGCAGAGGTGGACGATACACCGTGTAA
- the LOC123045072 gene encoding cellulose synthase A catalytic subunit 7 [UDP-forming] isoform X1, with amino-acid sequence MDTGEPKAKAAKVCRACGDDVGAREDGSPFVACAECGFPVCRPCYEYERSDGTQCCPQCNTRYKRHKGTHPHWFRSRQLEMPRFITTGHILTESTVAGCPRVEGDEEDGDMDDLEDEFQVKSPKKPHEPVPFDVYSENGEQPPQKWRPGGPAMSSFGGSVAGKELEAEREMEGSMEWKERIDKWKTKQEKRGKLNRDNSDDDDDDKNDDEYMLLAEARQPLWRKLPVPSSQINPYRIVIVLRLVVLCFFLRFRIMTPANDAIPLWLVSVICELWFALSWILDQLPKWSPVTRETYLDRLALRYDREGEPSRLSPIDFFVSTVDPLKEPPIITANTVLSILAVDYPVDRNSCYVSDDGASMLCFDTLSETAEFARRWVPFCKKFAIEPRAPEFYFSQKIDYLKDKVQPTFVKERRAMKREYEEFKVRINGLVAKAEKKPEEGWVMQDGTPWPGNNTRDHPGMIQVYLGSQGALDVEGHELPRLVYVSREKRPGHNHHKKAGAMNALVRVSAVLTNAPFILNLDCDHYVNNSKAVREAMCFLMDPQLGKKLCYVQFPQRFDGIDLHDRYANRNVVFFDINMKGLDGIQGPVYVGTGCVFNRQALYGYDPPRPEKRPKMTCDCWPSWCCCCCCFGGGKHRKSDKDKKGGDDEPRRGLLGFYKKRGKKDKLGGGPKKGSYRKQQRGYELEEIEEGIEGYDELERSSLMSQKSFQKRFGQSPVFIASTLVEDGGLPQGAAADPAGLIKEAIHVISCGYEEKTEWGKEIGWIYGSVTEDILTGFKMHCRGWKSVYCTPTRPAFKGSAPINLSDRLHQVLRWALGSVEIFMSRHCPLWYAYGGRLKWLERFAYTNTIVYPFTSIPLIAYCTIPAVCLLTGKFIIPTLNNLASIWFIALFMSIIATGVLELRWSGVSIEDWWRNEQFWVIGGVSAHLFAVFQGFLKVLGGVDTNFTVTSKAGADEADAFGDLYLFKWTTLLIPPTTLIIINMVGIVAGVSDAVNNGYGSWGPLFGKLFFSFWVIVHLYPFLKGLMGRQNRTPTIVVLWSVLLASIFSLVWVRIDPFIAKPKGPILKPCGVQC; translated from the exons ATGGACACCGGCGAGCCCAAGGCCAAGGCCGCCAAGGTGTGCCGCGCGTGCGGCGACGATgtcggggcgcgggaggacggcagccCCTTCGTGGCGTGCGCCGAGTGCGGGTTCCCCGTGTGCCGGCCCTGCTACGAGTACGAGCGCAGCGACGGCACGCAGTGCTGCCCCCAGTGCAACACCCGCTACAAGCGCCACAAAGGTACCCACCCACATTGGTTCAGAAGCAGACAGTTAGAGATGCCACGGTTCATCACAACTGGGCACATTTTGACGGAATCTACTGTCGCAGGGTGCCCGAGGGTGGAGGGGGACGAAGAGGACGGCGACATGGACGACTTAGAAGACGAGTTCCAGGTCAAGAGCCCCAAGAAGCCTCACGAGCCTGTTCCCTTCGACGTCTACTCG GAGAACGGCGAGCAGCCGCCGCAGAAGTGGCGCCCCGGTGGCCCGGCGATGTCCTCCTTCGGCGGAAGCG TTGCTGGCAAGGAGCTTGAGGCGGAGCGGGAGATGGAGGGGAGCATGGAGTGGAAGGAGAGGATCGACAAGTGGAAGACCAAGCAGGAGAAGAGGGGCAAGCTCAACCGCGacaacagcgacgacgacgacgacgacaagaaCGACGACGAGTACATGCT GCTGGCGGAGGCGCGTCAGCCGCTGTGGCGCAAGCTGCCGGTGCCGTCGAGCCAGATCAACCCGTACCGCATCGTCATCGTGCTCCGCCTGGTGGTGCTCTGCTTCTTCCTCCGCTTCCGGATCATGACGCCGGCCAACGACGCCATCCCGCTGTGGCTGGTGTCCGTCATCTGCGAGCTCTGGTTCGCGCTCTCCTGGATCCTGGACCAGCTGCCCAAGTGGTCGCCGGTGACCCGGGAGACGTACCTGGACCGCCTCGCCCTCCGGTACGACCGCGAGGGCGAGCCGTCCCGGCTGTCCCCCATCGACTTCTTCGTCAGTACGGTGGACCCGCTCAAGGAGCCCCCCATCATCACCGCCAACACCGTGCTCTCCATCCTCGCCGTGGACTACCCCGTGGACCGCAACAGCTGCTACGTCTCCGACGACGGCGCCTCCATGCTCTGCTTCGACACCCTCTCCGAGACGGCCGAGTTCGCGCGCCGCTGGGTGCCCTTCTGCAAGAAGTTCGCCATCGAGCCCCGGGCCCCGGAGTTCTACTTCTCCCAGAAGATCGACTACCTCAAGGACAAGGTGCAGCCGACGTTCGTCAAGGAGCGGCGCGCCATGAAGCGCGAGTACGAGGAGTTCAAGGTGCGGATCAACGGCCTGGTGGCCAAGGCCGAGAAGAAGCCCGAGGAAGGGTGGGTGATGCAGGACGGCACGCCGTGGCCCGGGAACAACACCAGGGACCACCCCGGCATGATCCAGGTGTACCTGGGCAGCCAGGGCGCGCTGGACGTGGAGGGCCACGAGCTGCCCCGGCTGGTGTACGTGTCCCGTGAGAAGCGGCCGGGGCACAACCACCACAAGAAGGCCGGCGCCATGAACGCGCTGGTGCGGGTGTCGGCGGTGCTCACCAACGCGCCCTTCATCCTCAACCTCGACTGCGACCACTACGTGAACAACAGCAAGGCCGTCCGCGAGGCCATGTGCTTCCTCATGGACCCGCAGCTCGGCAAGAAGCTCTGCTACGTCCAGTTCCCCCAGCGCTTCGACGGCATCGACCTCCACGACCGCTACGCCAACCGCAACGTCGTCTTCTTCGAC ATCAACATGAAGGGGCTGGACGGCATCCAGGGGCCGGTGTACGTGGGCACGGGGTGCGTGTTCAACAGGCAGGCGCTGTACGGGTACGACCCGCCGCGGCCGGAGAAGAGGCCCAAGATGACGTGCGACTGCTGGCCCtcgtggtgctgctgctgctgctgcttcggcggcgGGAAGCACCGCAAGTCGGACAAGGACAAGAAGGGCGGCGACGACGAGCCGCGCCGCGGGCTCCTCGGGTTCTACAAGAAGCGGGGCAAGAAGGACAAGCTCGGCGGCGGGCCGAAGAAGGGGTCGTACAGGAAGCAGCAGCGCGGGTACGAGCTGGAGGAGATCGAGGAGGGCATCGAGGGGTACGACGAGCTGGAGCGCTCCTCGCTCATGTCGCAGAAGAGCTTCCAGAAGAGGTTCGGGCAGTCGCCGGTGTTCATCGCCTCCACGCTCGTCGAGGACGGCGGGCTGCCGCagggcgccgccgccgaccccgccggactcATCAAGGAGGCCATCCACGTCATCAGCTGCGGGTACGAGGAGAAGACCGAGTGGGGCAAAGAG ATTGGGTGGATCTACGGGTCAGTGACAGAGGACATCCTGACGGGGTTCAAGATGCACTGCCGTGGGTGGAAGTCCGTCTACTGCACGCCTACGCGCCCAGCGTTCAAGGGGTCGGCGCCCATCAACTTGTCGGACAGGCTTCACCAGGTGCTCCGGTGGGCGCTGGGTTCCGTCGAGATCTTCATGAGTCGCCACTGCCCGCTCTGGTACGCCTACGGCGGCCGTCTCAAGTGGCTCGAGCGCTTCGCCTACACCAACACCATCGTCTACCCCTTCACCTCCATTCCCCTCATCGCCTACTGCACCATCCCCGCCGTCTGCCTCCTCACCGGCAAGTTCATCATCCCCACG CTCAACAACCTGGCGAGCATCTGGTTCATCGCCCTGTTCATGTCCATCATCGCGACGGGGGTGCTGGAGCTGCGGTGGAGCGGGGTGAGCATCGAGGACTGGTGGCGTAACGAGCAGTTCTGGGTCATCGGCGGCGTGTCGGCGCATCTGTTCGCCGTCTTCCAGGGCTTCCTCAAGGTGCTGGGCGGCGTGGACACCAACTTCACCGTCACCTCCAAGGCGGGCGCCGACGAGGCCGACGCCTTCGGCGACCTCTACCTCTTCAAGTGGACGACCCTGCTGATCCCACCCACCACgctcatcatcatcaacatggTCGGCATCGTCGCCGGCGTCTCCGACGCCGTCAACAACGGCTACGGGTCCTGGGGCCCGCTCTTCGGGAAGCTCTTCTTCTCCTTCTGGGTCATCGTCCACCTCTACCCGTTCCTCAAGGGGCTCATGGGGAGGCAGAACCGGACGCCCACCATCGTCGTGCTCTGGTCTGTCCTGCTCGCCTCCATCTTCTCCCTTGTGTGGGTCAGGATCGACCCCTTCATTGCCAAGCCCAAGGGGCCCATCCTTAAGCCGTGTGGAGTACAGTGCTGA
- the LOC123045072 gene encoding cellulose synthase A catalytic subunit 7 [UDP-forming] isoform X2: MDTGEPKAKAAKVCRACGDDVGAREDGSPFVACAECGFPVCRPCYEYERSDGTQCCPQCNTRYKRHKGCPRVEGDEEDGDMDDLEDEFQVKSPKKPHEPVPFDVYSENGEQPPQKWRPGGPAMSSFGGSVAGKELEAEREMEGSMEWKERIDKWKTKQEKRGKLNRDNSDDDDDDKNDDEYMLLAEARQPLWRKLPVPSSQINPYRIVIVLRLVVLCFFLRFRIMTPANDAIPLWLVSVICELWFALSWILDQLPKWSPVTRETYLDRLALRYDREGEPSRLSPIDFFVSTVDPLKEPPIITANTVLSILAVDYPVDRNSCYVSDDGASMLCFDTLSETAEFARRWVPFCKKFAIEPRAPEFYFSQKIDYLKDKVQPTFVKERRAMKREYEEFKVRINGLVAKAEKKPEEGWVMQDGTPWPGNNTRDHPGMIQVYLGSQGALDVEGHELPRLVYVSREKRPGHNHHKKAGAMNALVRVSAVLTNAPFILNLDCDHYVNNSKAVREAMCFLMDPQLGKKLCYVQFPQRFDGIDLHDRYANRNVVFFDINMKGLDGIQGPVYVGTGCVFNRQALYGYDPPRPEKRPKMTCDCWPSWCCCCCCFGGGKHRKSDKDKKGGDDEPRRGLLGFYKKRGKKDKLGGGPKKGSYRKQQRGYELEEIEEGIEGYDELERSSLMSQKSFQKRFGQSPVFIASTLVEDGGLPQGAAADPAGLIKEAIHVISCGYEEKTEWGKEIGWIYGSVTEDILTGFKMHCRGWKSVYCTPTRPAFKGSAPINLSDRLHQVLRWALGSVEIFMSRHCPLWYAYGGRLKWLERFAYTNTIVYPFTSIPLIAYCTIPAVCLLTGKFIIPTLNNLASIWFIALFMSIIATGVLELRWSGVSIEDWWRNEQFWVIGGVSAHLFAVFQGFLKVLGGVDTNFTVTSKAGADEADAFGDLYLFKWTTLLIPPTTLIIINMVGIVAGVSDAVNNGYGSWGPLFGKLFFSFWVIVHLYPFLKGLMGRQNRTPTIVVLWSVLLASIFSLVWVRIDPFIAKPKGPILKPCGVQC; the protein is encoded by the exons ATGGACACCGGCGAGCCCAAGGCCAAGGCCGCCAAGGTGTGCCGCGCGTGCGGCGACGATgtcggggcgcgggaggacggcagccCCTTCGTGGCGTGCGCCGAGTGCGGGTTCCCCGTGTGCCGGCCCTGCTACGAGTACGAGCGCAGCGACGGCACGCAGTGCTGCCCCCAGTGCAACACCCGCTACAAGCGCCACAAAG GGTGCCCGAGGGTGGAGGGGGACGAAGAGGACGGCGACATGGACGACTTAGAAGACGAGTTCCAGGTCAAGAGCCCCAAGAAGCCTCACGAGCCTGTTCCCTTCGACGTCTACTCG GAGAACGGCGAGCAGCCGCCGCAGAAGTGGCGCCCCGGTGGCCCGGCGATGTCCTCCTTCGGCGGAAGCG TTGCTGGCAAGGAGCTTGAGGCGGAGCGGGAGATGGAGGGGAGCATGGAGTGGAAGGAGAGGATCGACAAGTGGAAGACCAAGCAGGAGAAGAGGGGCAAGCTCAACCGCGacaacagcgacgacgacgacgacgacaagaaCGACGACGAGTACATGCT GCTGGCGGAGGCGCGTCAGCCGCTGTGGCGCAAGCTGCCGGTGCCGTCGAGCCAGATCAACCCGTACCGCATCGTCATCGTGCTCCGCCTGGTGGTGCTCTGCTTCTTCCTCCGCTTCCGGATCATGACGCCGGCCAACGACGCCATCCCGCTGTGGCTGGTGTCCGTCATCTGCGAGCTCTGGTTCGCGCTCTCCTGGATCCTGGACCAGCTGCCCAAGTGGTCGCCGGTGACCCGGGAGACGTACCTGGACCGCCTCGCCCTCCGGTACGACCGCGAGGGCGAGCCGTCCCGGCTGTCCCCCATCGACTTCTTCGTCAGTACGGTGGACCCGCTCAAGGAGCCCCCCATCATCACCGCCAACACCGTGCTCTCCATCCTCGCCGTGGACTACCCCGTGGACCGCAACAGCTGCTACGTCTCCGACGACGGCGCCTCCATGCTCTGCTTCGACACCCTCTCCGAGACGGCCGAGTTCGCGCGCCGCTGGGTGCCCTTCTGCAAGAAGTTCGCCATCGAGCCCCGGGCCCCGGAGTTCTACTTCTCCCAGAAGATCGACTACCTCAAGGACAAGGTGCAGCCGACGTTCGTCAAGGAGCGGCGCGCCATGAAGCGCGAGTACGAGGAGTTCAAGGTGCGGATCAACGGCCTGGTGGCCAAGGCCGAGAAGAAGCCCGAGGAAGGGTGGGTGATGCAGGACGGCACGCCGTGGCCCGGGAACAACACCAGGGACCACCCCGGCATGATCCAGGTGTACCTGGGCAGCCAGGGCGCGCTGGACGTGGAGGGCCACGAGCTGCCCCGGCTGGTGTACGTGTCCCGTGAGAAGCGGCCGGGGCACAACCACCACAAGAAGGCCGGCGCCATGAACGCGCTGGTGCGGGTGTCGGCGGTGCTCACCAACGCGCCCTTCATCCTCAACCTCGACTGCGACCACTACGTGAACAACAGCAAGGCCGTCCGCGAGGCCATGTGCTTCCTCATGGACCCGCAGCTCGGCAAGAAGCTCTGCTACGTCCAGTTCCCCCAGCGCTTCGACGGCATCGACCTCCACGACCGCTACGCCAACCGCAACGTCGTCTTCTTCGAC ATCAACATGAAGGGGCTGGACGGCATCCAGGGGCCGGTGTACGTGGGCACGGGGTGCGTGTTCAACAGGCAGGCGCTGTACGGGTACGACCCGCCGCGGCCGGAGAAGAGGCCCAAGATGACGTGCGACTGCTGGCCCtcgtggtgctgctgctgctgctgcttcggcggcgGGAAGCACCGCAAGTCGGACAAGGACAAGAAGGGCGGCGACGACGAGCCGCGCCGCGGGCTCCTCGGGTTCTACAAGAAGCGGGGCAAGAAGGACAAGCTCGGCGGCGGGCCGAAGAAGGGGTCGTACAGGAAGCAGCAGCGCGGGTACGAGCTGGAGGAGATCGAGGAGGGCATCGAGGGGTACGACGAGCTGGAGCGCTCCTCGCTCATGTCGCAGAAGAGCTTCCAGAAGAGGTTCGGGCAGTCGCCGGTGTTCATCGCCTCCACGCTCGTCGAGGACGGCGGGCTGCCGCagggcgccgccgccgaccccgccggactcATCAAGGAGGCCATCCACGTCATCAGCTGCGGGTACGAGGAGAAGACCGAGTGGGGCAAAGAG ATTGGGTGGATCTACGGGTCAGTGACAGAGGACATCCTGACGGGGTTCAAGATGCACTGCCGTGGGTGGAAGTCCGTCTACTGCACGCCTACGCGCCCAGCGTTCAAGGGGTCGGCGCCCATCAACTTGTCGGACAGGCTTCACCAGGTGCTCCGGTGGGCGCTGGGTTCCGTCGAGATCTTCATGAGTCGCCACTGCCCGCTCTGGTACGCCTACGGCGGCCGTCTCAAGTGGCTCGAGCGCTTCGCCTACACCAACACCATCGTCTACCCCTTCACCTCCATTCCCCTCATCGCCTACTGCACCATCCCCGCCGTCTGCCTCCTCACCGGCAAGTTCATCATCCCCACG CTCAACAACCTGGCGAGCATCTGGTTCATCGCCCTGTTCATGTCCATCATCGCGACGGGGGTGCTGGAGCTGCGGTGGAGCGGGGTGAGCATCGAGGACTGGTGGCGTAACGAGCAGTTCTGGGTCATCGGCGGCGTGTCGGCGCATCTGTTCGCCGTCTTCCAGGGCTTCCTCAAGGTGCTGGGCGGCGTGGACACCAACTTCACCGTCACCTCCAAGGCGGGCGCCGACGAGGCCGACGCCTTCGGCGACCTCTACCTCTTCAAGTGGACGACCCTGCTGATCCCACCCACCACgctcatcatcatcaacatggTCGGCATCGTCGCCGGCGTCTCCGACGCCGTCAACAACGGCTACGGGTCCTGGGGCCCGCTCTTCGGGAAGCTCTTCTTCTCCTTCTGGGTCATCGTCCACCTCTACCCGTTCCTCAAGGGGCTCATGGGGAGGCAGAACCGGACGCCCACCATCGTCGTGCTCTGGTCTGTCCTGCTCGCCTCCATCTTCTCCCTTGTGTGGGTCAGGATCGACCCCTTCATTGCCAAGCCCAAGGGGCCCATCCTTAAGCCGTGTGGAGTACAGTGCTGA
- the LOC100037545 gene encoding eukaryotic translation initiation factor-like isoform X1: protein MAEVEAALPVAATETPEVAAESDAGAAEAKGPHKLQRQWTFWYDIQTKPKPGAAWGTSLKKGYTFDTVEEFWCFFGSLYDQIFRPSKLVGSADFHLFKAGVEPKWEDPECANGGKWTVISSRKANLDTMWLETCMALIGEQFDESQEICGVVASVRQRQDKLSLWTKTASNEAVQVDIGKKWKEVIDYNDKMVYSFHDDSRSQKPSRGGRYTV from the exons ATGGCAGAGGTCGAAGCTGCGCTCCCGGTGGCGGCGACAGAGACCCCGGAGGTCGCGGCCGAGAGCGACGCCGGTGCGGCCGAGGCGAAGGGGCCGCACAAGCTGCAGCGGCAGTGGACCTTCTGGTACGACATCCAGACCAAGCCCAAGCCCGGCGCCGCCTGGGGCACCTCGCTCAAAAAGGGCTACACCTTCGACACCGTCGAAGAGTTCTGGTG TTTCTTCGGCAGCTTGTATGATCAGATTTTCCGTCCGAGTAAGCTGGTAGGAAGTGCTGATTTTCATTTATTCAAGGCTGGGGTAGAACCAAAGTGGGAAGATCCAGAGTGTGCAAATGGGGGCAAATGGACTGTGATATCTAGCAGGAAGGCCAATCTTGATACCATGTGGCTTGAAACG TGTATGGCTCTGATTGGAGAGCAGTTCGATGAGAGCCAGGAAATTTGTGGTGTTGTCGCTAGTGTTCGCCAGAGACAGGATAAGCTTTCATTATGGACTAAGACTGCCAGTAACGAAGCTGTTCAG GTGGACATTGGCAAGAAATGGAAGGAGGTTATTGACTACAATGATAAGATGGTCTACAGCTTCCAC GATGACTCGAGAAGTCAGAAACCAAGCAGAGGTGGACGATACACCGTGTAA
- the LOC123045054 gene encoding peroxisome biogenesis protein 12: MLFQVGGQGARPTFFEMSAAQQLPASLRAALSYSFGVFALRRPSLHKVLDYEDEFFALLMSVLESHSLRTTDGSFSESLYGLRRRPVNVSVNRSSPGAESNVKVYDSALRKRQKTLSVIFLVVLPYFKSKLQSVYNKEREARLQASLWDQGEVRFDEAGFVSDQQGETSQAQVGTTAGEVSHLTRLRTNFAALIGVCYPWIHATHEGLSFAYQLLYLLDATAFYSPGLHVLGLHVCRATGQELMDSSSRISRIRSRELERLRGPPWLKTVQRVLLNCTYTTLDYAQTGLIAAVFFFKMMEWWYQSAEERMSAPTVYPPPPPPPLPKVAKDGLPLPTDRTLCPLCCQKRNNPSVLSVSGFVFCYSCIFKSVSQHKRCPVTLMPATVEQIRRLFHDL, encoded by the exons atgctGTTCCAGGTGGGAGGGCAGGGCGCACGGCCCACCTTCTTCGAGATGTCCGCGGCGCAGCAGCTCCCGGCCAGCCTCCGCGCGGCGCTCTCCTACTCGTTCGGG GTTTTTGCACTAAGGAGGCCATCCTTGCATAAAGTTTTAGATTATGAAGATGAATTCTTTGCTTTGTTAATGTCTGTTCTTGAGTCCCATAGTCTACGAACAACAG ATGGTTCCTTTTCAGAGTCGTTATATGGTCTCAGGCGGAGGCCTGTTAACGTTTCTGTGAACAGAAGTAGTCCTGGTGCAGAATCTAATGTCAAAGTCTATGACTCTGCACTAAGGAAGCGCCAGAAAACCCTCTCTGTTATATTTTTG GTTGTTTTACCGTATTTCAAGTCAAAGTTGCAGTCTGTAtataacaaagaaagagaagcaAGATTGCAGGCAAGCCTATGGGATCAGGGTGAGGTTAGATTCGACGAAGCTGGCTTTGTATCAGATCAACAAGGGGAGACTTCTCAAGCACAAGTTGGGACTACAGCTGGAGAAGTGTCACATCTCACACGCCTTAGGACCAATTTTGCAGCACTAATAGGTGTTTGTTATCCATGGATTCATGCGACTCATGAAG GCCTTTCATTTGCTTACCAGTTGCTGTATTTGTTGGATGCTACTGCATTTTACAGTCCAGGACTTCATGTGCTTGGGCTTCATGTTTGTCGTGCTACTGGACAAGAGCTG ATGGATTCATCTTCTAGGATATCAAGAATTAGAAGTCGTGAACTCGAGAGACTTCGTGGTCCTCCATGGTTAAAG ACTGTCCAGAGGGTGCTCCTTAATTGTACGTACACGACTCTAGATTATGCACAAACTGGTTTAATTGCTGCGGTCTTCTTTTTCAAG ATGATGGAGTGGTGGTATCAATCTGCTGAAGAAAGAATGTCAGCTCCGACTGTATACCccccacctcctccgccgccgctaccaaag GTTGCTAAAGATGGACTTCCCTTGCCAACTGACAGGACGCTGTGCCCTCTGTGCTGCCAAAAGCGCAACAACCCGTCTGTTCTTTCTGTTTCTGGTTTTGTGTTCTGCTACAGTTGCATATTCAAGTCTGTCTCTCAG CATAAAAGATGTCCCGTGACGTTGATGCCTGCCACTGTTGAGCAAATCAGGCGCCTCTTCCATGATTTATAG